The following are from one region of the Poecilia reticulata strain Guanapo linkage group LG7, Guppy_female_1.0+MT, whole genome shotgun sequence genome:
- the LOC103468074 gene encoding C-type mannose receptor 2-like: METLRFITAAALLCVASARPPLILVFVNELMTWPDAQSFCRQNFLDLVTVSSMEDVTLLTSMVDLDAMVYDSSDFKYRAWIGLSEDPNSWRWSITDPNFYRDGEAAFFKWKSXEPNNFLGRESCGAMVKMGEFADLQCVRLLTPICCDVQGHDASFVFINQTMSWAAAQSFCRRHHTDLASVRSSSEDEQIXGLVQSAGQNVAWIGLYRLSWLWADGSNVTFSHWGPTEPNGAQENCAVSVLSDGGVWEDQLCSRLLPFFCYDVPGSTQVVKVKLVKSSSLDLSDPAVLADLLQQFEQKLKKDIRVEGDXKLRWIGQSDERIFHQDE; this comes from the exons tgcTGTGCGTCGCCTCGGCTCGCCCTCCACTCATCTTGGTTTTCGTCAATGAGTTGATGACCTGGCCGGACGCTCAGAGTTTCTGCAGGCAGAACTTCCTGGACCTGGTGACGGTCAGCAGCATGGAGGACGTGACGCTCCTGACCAGCATGGTGGATCTGGACGCCATGGTCTACGACAGCTCGGATTTCAAATAC CGAGCCTGGATCGGTTTGTCTGAGGACCCAAACAGCTGGAGGTGGTCCATTACGGACCCCAACTTCTACAGGGACGGAGAAGCTGCGTTCTTTAAGTGGAAGTCTKGGGAACCAAACAACTTCCTGGGAAGAGAATCCTGCGGAGCCATGGTGAAAATGGGAGAGTTCGCTGATTTACAATGTGTGAGACTCCTCACACCAATCTGCTGTGACGTACAAG GACACGATGCTTCATTTGTCTTCATCAACCAGACGATGAGCTGGGCTGCAGCCCAGAGCTTCTGCAGGCGGCATCACACCGACCTGGCCAGCGTGAGGAGCTCATCGGAGGACGAGCAGATAMWGGGCCTAGTCCAATCCGCTGGACAGAATGTAGCCTGGATCGGCCTGTACAGACTCTCCTGGTTGTGGGCGGATGGCAGCAACGTCACGTTCAGCCACTGGGGTCCGACAGAACCGAACGGAGCCCAGGAGAACTGCGCGGTGTCKGTGCTGAGTGACGGCGGCGTGTGGGAGGACCAGCTCTGCTCCAGACTCCTGCCCTTCTTCTGCTACGATG TTCCAGGTTCGACGCAGGTGGTGAAGGTGAAGCTGGTGAAGTCTTCCTCTCTGGACCTGAGTGACCCGGCGGTGCTGgcagacctgctgcagcag tTTGAACAGAAGCTGAAGAAGGACATCAGAGTGGAAGGAGACKTAAAGCTGAGATGGATCGGCCAATCAGACGAGAGGATCTTCCACCAGGACGAGTGA
- the LOC103468113 gene encoding C-type mannose receptor 2-like: MEVLQCLTAAAALFAASSLAEHQFFYVNELRNWTAAQSFCRERFVDLLTLSSMENVTTLVGMTDVKQMVSGAAKHRAWIGLLDDPSRWNWSLSDPNVFQNPGDSDFRNWQPGQPDNXQHPEDCVRIYDDGLWSDSPCGNYEKSVCATVSGADVTFVLVEQFFPWADALANCRQHYTDMAVARDPSENEKIKQVMPPGQFAWIGLNKNSLVWVDGTSPAFTYWRSGEPNDDKDKCVVANFDDSGKWEDYPCDFNFPFFCYGDEEQNVPVSQHVVKLKLATPSSLDLNDAALLEDLLMKFGQKLKDDGVEGGVSLSWKEQPDGTTFHKEG, from the exons ATGGAGGTTCTTCAGTGCCTCACAGCCGCTGCAG CGCTGTTCGCCGCCTCGTCTCTCGCCGAGCATCAGTTTTTTTACGTCAACGAGTTGAGGAACTGGACGGCGGCTCAGAGTTTCTGCAGAGAGCGGTTCGTTGACCTGCTGACCTTAAGCAGCATGGAGAACGTGACGACGCTGGTCGGCATGACCGACGTGAAGCAGATGGTCAGCGGAGCCGCGAAGCAT CGCGCCTGGATCGGACTGTTGGACGACCCGAGCAGATGGAACTGGTCGCTGTCCGACCCGAACGTGTTTCAGAACCCGGGAGACTCCGACTTCAGAAACTGGCAGCCRGGACAACCTGACAACCRCCAGCACCCTGAAGACTGCGTGCGGATCTACGACGACGGGCTGTGGAGCGACTCTCCCTGTGGAAACTACGAGAAGTCTGTGTGCGCCACCGTGAGCG GAGCGGACGTAACGTTTGTCCTCGTTGAGCAGTTTTTCCCCTGGGCCGACGCTCTGGCCAACTGCAGGCAGCATTACACAGACATGGCCGTCGCCAGAGACCCGTCAGAGAACGAGAAGATAAAGCAGGTGATGCCGCCGGGTCAGTTCGCCTGGATCGGGCTGAACAAAAACTCCTTGGTCTGGGTGGACGGAACCAGCCCCGCGTTCACCTACTGGAGGTCAGGGGAGCCGAACGACGACAAAGACAAATGCGTCGTAGCAAACTTTGATGACTCTGGAAAGTGGGAGGATTATCCTTGTGACTTTAACTTCCCGTTCTTTTGTTACGGAG ATGAAGAGCAAAACGTTCCGGTTTCACAGCATGTGGTGAAGCTGAAGCTGGCGACGCCGTCCTCTCTGGACCTGAACGACGCCGCCCTGCTGGAAGACCTGCTGATGAAG TTTGGGCAGAAGCTGAAGGACGACGGCGTGGAAGGCGGCGTCAGCCTGAGCTGGAAGGAGCAACCAGACGGAACGACCTTCCACAAGGAGGGATGA